One window from the genome of Streptomyces cadmiisoli encodes:
- a CDS encoding D-2-hydroxyacid dehydrogenase family protein: MPFRCAVLDDFQNVATSVADWSPLADRVEVVTFTEHHATEDALAVALADFDFVVTLRERVAFPASLLDRLPRLKLLIASGMRNTVIDYAAARANGVTVCGTESSSVPPVELTWALLLGLARGIVQENNALRAGGPWQSTVGADLHGRTLGLLGLGKIGSRVARVGLAFGMEVTAWSPNLTEERADEVGVRLSPSLADLLTTSDFVSVHLVLGERSRGLLGPAELALLKPTAYLINTSRAAIVDQDALLAALHEGRIAGAAVDVHDTEPLPAAHPTRTAPRLLATPHLGYVSQANYERYYGQAVENIQAYLAGTPTRLLG; this comes from the coding sequence ATGCCGTTCCGCTGCGCCGTGCTCGACGACTTCCAGAACGTCGCCACCTCCGTCGCCGACTGGTCACCGCTGGCCGACCGGGTCGAGGTCGTCACCTTCACCGAGCACCACGCCACCGAGGACGCACTCGCCGTGGCGCTGGCCGACTTCGACTTCGTGGTCACCCTTCGCGAACGCGTCGCCTTCCCGGCCTCGCTGCTGGACCGGCTCCCGCGTCTGAAGCTGCTGATCGCCTCGGGCATGCGCAACACGGTGATCGACTACGCCGCCGCACGCGCGAACGGCGTCACCGTGTGCGGTACGGAGAGTTCCTCCGTACCGCCGGTCGAACTCACCTGGGCCCTGCTGCTGGGCCTGGCCCGCGGGATCGTCCAGGAGAACAACGCCCTTCGCGCGGGCGGCCCCTGGCAGTCGACCGTCGGTGCCGATCTCCACGGCCGCACCCTGGGCCTGCTGGGCCTCGGCAAGATCGGCAGCCGTGTCGCCAGGGTCGGCCTCGCGTTCGGCATGGAGGTCACCGCCTGGAGCCCGAACCTGACCGAGGAGCGGGCGGACGAGGTCGGTGTGCGCCTGTCCCCCTCCTTGGCGGACCTGCTGACGACCAGCGACTTCGTCTCCGTGCACCTGGTCCTCGGTGAGCGCAGCCGCGGTCTGCTGGGTCCCGCCGAGCTGGCCCTGCTGAAGCCCACGGCGTATCTCATCAACACCTCGCGCGCAGCCATCGTCGACCAGGACGCGCTCCTGGCCGCGCTGCACGAAGGCCGGATCGCCGGCGCGGCGGTCGACGTCCACGACACCGAACCGCTGCCCGCCGCCCACCCGACGCGCACCGCCCCGCGACTGCTGGCCACCCCGCACCTCGGCTACGTCTCTCAGGCCAACTACGAGCGCTACTACGGCCAGGCCGTCGAGAACATCCAGGCCTACCTCGCCGGCACCCCGACCCGCCTCCTCGGCTGA